The following proteins come from a genomic window of Paucimonas lemoignei:
- the lgrD_2 gene encoding peptide synthase → MNQINQQPDHDLLALLLADEQGASDAIRAGSAEGPGVLSFAQQRLWLLQQLAPDSAAYNLPKALSIKGPLDAALLERALQKVVDRHDILRTRFVERDGVPQQIVDHGAQLTLNHINAGSVEALDTLLATEAAHAFDLSQAPLIRATLIKVAEQDHVLLLNLHHIVSDAWSNPILTQDLTRACQRLAMGDPTPLQRPSIQYRDYARWQREEYVHSHAHDQAADYWQGYLGNELPTLALTTDFPASAVKTNSLGMHPLTLPSSLNGPLNTLCHRLGVTPFVVLLGAWQLLLGRYSGQRDFTVGVPNATRNQSATQELVGFFVSSQIYRARLDPDQPGSKFLQGLRQASLAALEHADYPIELLLDRLNLQRSSQANPLFQTLFNWRVEAPTDSALHLRDLQLTALPIALAQAKFDLSLDVSYSRTAIHAEFEYRAELYAPETIGRLAGHWQNLLQALVEDPTQPIGELAMLSPDELQTQQQWNATQVDYPLDEPAHRLIEQQVQRTPQACALAFADRQLSYEQLNRQANQLAHKLIETGVGPETLVGIAAERSVEMVVGLLAILKAGGAYVPLDPEYPQERLAYMIQDSGIQLLLTQSNLRDHLPLPATLNTLCLDALDLSSYPASNPEVDIAAENLAYVIYTSGSTGQPKGAGNRHRALTNRLCWMQQAYELGSRDTVLQKTPFSFDVSVWEFFWPLLSGAKLVMALPGDHRDPARLIALIQSHNVSTLHFVPSMLQAFLLDADVARCTALKRIICSGEALPVDTQQQVFEKLPNATLYNLYGPTEAAIDVTHWTCRAEDADSVPIGEPIANLATYILDACLQPVPPGVIGELYLSGIGLARGYHRRPGLTAERFVTSPFGDGERLYRTGDLARYRPNGVIEYRGRIDHQVKIRGLRIELGEIENQLLQLPDVREAVVIALGQQLVGYVVPVQPAETLQHAALQESIKARLAQHLPDYMVPGQWLFLERMPLSANGKLDRKALPAPDASVRHNAWVAPQNPIQQQLVTLWQDVLKRDSIGITDNFFDLGGDSIISIQLVSRARQAGIEFTPKELFEHQTIQHLAAVARVSDPTAQIARGPAQGSVLLLPIQQLFFEMAIEQRQHWNQSVLLKPGKLLDAGLLAQALRALLEQHDALRLNFTEGEQGWTATYQDIEQSHFSLWQAQINDPTELEQLGNEAQRSLNLQEGPLLRAVLVSLGDGSQRLLLVIHHLVVDGVSWRVLFDDLQSAYLQLQSSQPVSFPARSSSLQDWSQRLQHLAQSEALQAEAVYWQQQLQGETPQLPGANLDARLSKALAITVQTRLDQDLTRRLLQESPAAYRTQVNDLLLTALSRVLVRWKQSQSVAIQLEGHGREDLFDDIDLSRSVGWFTTLYPVKLEPAQGIGESIKAVKEQLRAVPNKGLGFGVLRYLGHDADRQRLSQLPTPRITFNYLGQFDSSFAAEDDSLFTPATENAGAEQHPDAPLGNWLILNGRVYGGELNVGWTFSAEMFDEALIQRLADEYANELRLLVEHCANHQGVTPTDFPLARISQTQLDALPLDPRQIQDIYPLAPMQQGMLFHTLHEQAAGNYLNQMRVDVSGLDPERFRQAWQAVLNRHDILRTRFIWQGELEQPLQVVHARLDMPFTLLDWQASTDQKQALDDLAADELRRGFDLNHAPLLHVIAIRTEANRYHLILTHHHILMDGWSTSQLLGEVLQRYSGQLVEAPQGRYRHYIEWLQKQDHAASEAFWTEQFKALDEPTLLARSLLPDGDRQQGHADYNVALSPAQTQALNQFARQQKVTLNTLLQGAWALILQRYTGQLSVCFGATVAGRPTDIRGIEQQVGLFINTLPVVCTPQPEVPVSQWLQGLQAHNLNLREHEHSSLADVQRWAGHAGEALFDTLLVFENYPIAEALEQGAPQGLRFDNISSHEQTNYPLTLIINASDSLALRFNHDRQTFSEAVIQAIAAQTLQGLIELCEHVERPLCELTLGDRVAALADWNSTRVSFNVEHSLAQRIEAQVERSPDAIALSFDGEQLTYAELNQHANHIAHQLIARGVGPEVRVGLAVERGLEMIVGLLAILKAGGAYVPLDPAYPQDRLSYMIKDSGIRLLLAQGGVLEGLLLGDEVETLVISPDTPLPQGLHSDSSGTPQTCGSELAREGNGADAENASTEPAPSRASSLPQKVHSNPDTPPPCRSELVRESVGSDTVSATATPLTCGKTGVALHLAREGGGSDARDASPGPALSRARWSATPVFPQKVHSNPEVQVNPNNLAYVIYTSGSTGQPKGALLTHANVLRLFEASAEHFRFGHDDVWTLFHSCAFDFSVWEIFGALLYGGKLVIVPHAVSRSPEDFHALLIEQKVTVLNQTPSAFKPLMNVACAAQQNLALRYVVFGGEALDVPSLKPWFDQFGDQSPKLINMYGITETTVHVTYRPITQTDLYQKNSPIGAPLADLSWYLLDANLNPVPKGCIGELYVGGPGLARGYLNRQALTATRFIPNLFADDGSRLYRTGDLARYRNNGSIDYLGRSDHQVKIRGFRIELGEIEAQLLAQPQVRQAVVLAQDTASGPQLVAYLVADEDDRESIKNVLKDNLPDYMVPAYLIFLLDLPLTANGKLDRRALPQPDASQLQGEYLAPQTELEQNIAAIWQDVLKLERVGLTDNFFELGGHSLLVIKVVSRLQLELGLQLTPQLLFQAPILGDFAAGLAQSAGQLDSTKMDRLEALFDDMEEV, encoded by the coding sequence ATGAATCAAATCAATCAACAACCCGACCACGACCTGCTGGCGTTGCTCCTGGCTGATGAGCAAGGCGCCAGCGATGCCATCCGTGCCGGCTCGGCCGAGGGGCCTGGGGTGCTTTCGTTTGCCCAGCAGCGCCTGTGGTTGTTGCAGCAATTGGCCCCGGACAGCGCCGCCTACAACCTGCCCAAGGCGCTGTCGATCAAGGGCCCGCTGGATGCGGCATTGCTGGAACGCGCCCTGCAAAAGGTCGTGGACCGCCATGACATCCTGCGTACGCGTTTTGTTGAAAGGGACGGCGTTCCGCAGCAGATCGTCGATCACGGTGCACAACTCACGCTCAACCACATCAATGCCGGCAGTGTCGAAGCGTTGGACACACTGCTGGCCACCGAAGCCGCCCACGCCTTCGATCTCAGCCAGGCACCCCTGATCCGCGCCACCTTGATCAAGGTCGCCGAACAGGACCATGTGCTGCTCCTCAACCTACATCACATCGTCTCGGACGCCTGGTCCAACCCGATCCTCACTCAAGACCTGACCCGTGCCTGCCAGCGTCTGGCGATGGGCGATCCGACCCCGCTGCAGAGGCCGAGCATTCAGTACCGCGACTACGCCCGCTGGCAGCGCGAAGAATATGTGCACAGCCACGCCCACGATCAGGCCGCCGATTATTGGCAGGGCTACCTGGGCAATGAGCTACCGACCCTGGCCTTGACAACGGATTTCCCAGCCAGCGCCGTGAAAACCAACAGCCTCGGCATGCACCCGCTGACGTTGCCCTCCAGCCTGAACGGCCCGTTGAACACCCTGTGTCATCGCCTGGGTGTGACGCCCTTCGTGGTCCTGCTGGGCGCGTGGCAGCTGCTGCTCGGCCGTTACAGCGGCCAGCGCGACTTTACCGTTGGCGTGCCCAATGCCACCCGCAACCAGAGCGCCACTCAGGAGCTGGTGGGCTTTTTTGTCAGCAGCCAGATCTACCGCGCGCGCCTCGACCCGGACCAGCCCGGCAGCAAGTTTCTTCAAGGGTTGCGCCAGGCTTCATTGGCGGCACTTGAGCACGCCGACTACCCCATCGAACTGCTGCTCGATCGCCTCAACCTGCAGCGCAGCAGCCAGGCTAATCCGCTGTTCCAGACCCTGTTCAACTGGCGCGTGGAAGCACCGACCGACAGCGCGCTGCATCTGCGCGATCTGCAACTGACCGCGCTGCCCATCGCGTTGGCGCAGGCCAAGTTCGATCTCAGCCTGGACGTCAGCTATTCACGCACCGCCATCCACGCCGAGTTCGAATATCGCGCCGAGCTGTACGCCCCCGAGACCATCGGGCGTCTGGCCGGGCACTGGCAGAATCTGTTGCAGGCGCTGGTGGAAGATCCGACCCAGCCCATCGGCGAGCTGGCGATGCTCAGCCCCGACGAGCTGCAAACCCAACAGCAATGGAACGCCACCCAGGTCGACTACCCCCTCGATGAGCCGGCGCATCGGCTTATCGAACAACAGGTGCAGCGCACACCCCAGGCCTGCGCCCTGGCCTTCGCCGACCGTCAACTGAGCTATGAACAACTCAACCGCCAGGCCAATCAACTGGCCCACAAGCTCATCGAAACGGGCGTCGGCCCGGAAACCCTGGTGGGCATTGCCGCCGAGCGCAGTGTGGAAATGGTCGTCGGTCTGCTGGCCATCCTCAAGGCCGGTGGCGCGTATGTCCCGCTGGACCCGGAATACCCGCAGGAACGGCTGGCCTACATGATTCAGGACAGCGGTATTCAGTTGCTGCTGACTCAAAGCAACCTGCGCGATCACTTGCCGCTGCCTGCGACCCTGAACACCTTGTGCCTGGATGCGCTCGACCTTTCGAGCTATCCGGCGTCCAACCCTGAAGTGGACATCGCGGCGGAAAACCTCGCCTATGTGATTTACACCTCAGGCTCCACCGGCCAGCCAAAGGGCGCGGGCAACCGCCATCGCGCGCTGACCAACCGCCTGTGCTGGATGCAACAGGCCTATGAGCTAGGCAGCCGCGACACCGTGCTACAAAAAACCCCGTTCAGCTTCGACGTATCGGTGTGGGAATTCTTCTGGCCCCTGCTCAGCGGCGCGAAGCTGGTGATGGCGCTGCCGGGGGATCATCGGGATCCGGCGCGGCTCATCGCATTGATCCAGAGCCACAACGTCAGCACCCTGCATTTTGTGCCGTCGATGCTGCAAGCCTTCCTGCTGGACGCCGATGTCGCCCGTTGCACAGCCCTCAAACGCATCATCTGCAGCGGCGAAGCCTTGCCAGTCGACACCCAGCAGCAGGTCTTTGAAAAACTGCCGAACGCGACGCTGTACAACCTGTACGGCCCCACTGAAGCGGCGATCGACGTCACCCATTGGACCTGCCGCGCAGAAGACGCCGACAGCGTGCCCATCGGCGAGCCGATTGCCAATCTGGCGACTTACATCCTCGACGCCTGCCTGCAGCCGGTACCGCCAGGAGTGATCGGCGAACTGTACCTGAGCGGCATCGGCCTGGCCCGTGGTTATCATCGCCGACCGGGGCTGACCGCCGAGCGCTTCGTGACGAGCCCGTTTGGCGACGGCGAGCGTCTCTATCGCACGGGCGACCTGGCCCGTTATCGCCCGAACGGCGTCATCGAATATCGCGGCCGCATCGACCATCAAGTGAAGATTCGCGGCCTGCGCATCGAGCTGGGGGAAATCGAAAATCAACTGCTGCAATTGCCGGATGTGCGCGAAGCGGTGGTCATCGCGCTCGGCCAGCAGCTGGTGGGTTACGTAGTCCCGGTCCAACCGGCGGAAACCCTTCAACATGCGGCATTGCAAGAGTCGATCAAGGCCCGTCTGGCGCAGCATCTACCCGACTATATGGTCCCCGGTCAGTGGCTGTTTCTGGAGCGCATGCCCCTGAGCGCCAATGGCAAGCTGGATCGCAAGGCCCTGCCCGCGCCAGACGCCAGCGTGCGGCACAACGCCTGGGTCGCGCCGCAAAACCCGATTCAGCAACAGCTGGTGACGCTCTGGCAGGACGTGCTCAAGCGCGATTCCATCGGCATCACCGACAACTTTTTCGACCTGGGCGGCGACTCGATCATCTCCATTCAACTGGTCAGCCGTGCCCGTCAGGCGGGCATTGAATTCACCCCGAAAGAGCTGTTCGAACACCAGACCATCCAGCATCTGGCCGCGGTTGCGCGGGTCAGTGACCCAACTGCGCAGATTGCACGCGGCCCGGCGCAAGGCTCGGTTTTGCTGCTGCCCATTCAACAGCTGTTTTTCGAAATGGCCATCGAGCAGCGCCAGCACTGGAACCAGTCGGTGTTGCTCAAGCCGGGTAAATTGCTGGATGCCGGGCTGCTGGCCCAAGCCCTGCGCGCCTTGCTTGAACAGCATGACGCCCTGCGCCTGAACTTCACCGAGGGCGAGCAAGGCTGGACGGCCACGTATCAGGACATTGAGCAAAGCCATTTTTCTCTGTGGCAAGCGCAGATCAACGACCCCACCGAGCTTGAGCAACTGGGTAACGAGGCCCAGCGCAGCCTGAATCTGCAAGAAGGCCCTTTGCTGCGCGCGGTGCTGGTCAGCCTGGGGGATGGCAGCCAGCGCCTGCTGCTGGTAATCCATCATCTGGTGGTGGATGGGGTTTCCTGGCGGGTGCTGTTTGATGATTTGCAAAGCGCGTACTTGCAGCTCCAGTCCAGTCAGCCTGTGTCATTCCCCGCGCGCAGCAGTTCGTTGCAGGACTGGAGCCAACGCTTGCAACACCTTGCCCAGAGCGAAGCCTTGCAGGCCGAAGCAGTTTACTGGCAGCAACAGCTGCAAGGCGAAACGCCCCAACTGCCCGGCGCGAACCTGGACGCCCGGCTGAGCAAGGCCCTGGCGATCACCGTGCAGACTCGTCTGGATCAGGACCTGACCCGCCGCCTGCTGCAAGAATCCCCTGCGGCTTATCGCACCCAGGTCAACGACCTGCTGCTGACCGCCCTGAGCCGCGTGCTGGTGCGCTGGAAGCAAAGCCAGAGCGTGGCCATTCAACTGGAAGGTCACGGCCGCGAAGACCTGTTCGACGACATCGACCTAAGCCGCAGCGTCGGCTGGTTCACCACGCTGTACCCGGTGAAGCTGGAACCCGCGCAGGGCATCGGCGAGTCCATCAAAGCCGTCAAAGAACAACTGCGCGCCGTGCCCAACAAGGGCCTAGGTTTCGGCGTGTTGCGCTATCTGGGGCATGACGCTGACCGTCAGCGTCTGAGTCAGTTACCCACCCCGCGGATTACCTTCAACTATCTGGGGCAATTCGATAGCAGTTTTGCGGCAGAGGACGACTCCCTTTTCACCCCCGCCACTGAAAACGCCGGTGCCGAGCAACACCCGGACGCGCCGCTGGGCAACTGGTTGATCCTCAATGGCCGGGTCTACGGCGGAGAGTTGAACGTCGGCTGGACTTTCAGCGCAGAGATGTTCGATGAGGCGCTGATTCAGCGTCTGGCTGACGAATACGCAAATGAGCTGCGCCTGCTGGTCGAGCACTGCGCCAACCATCAAGGCGTCACCCCGACGGATTTCCCTCTGGCGCGCATCAGCCAGACCCAACTGGACGCCCTGCCCCTGGACCCTCGGCAGATTCAGGACATCTACCCGCTGGCGCCGATGCAGCAAGGCATGCTCTTCCACACCCTGCACGAACAGGCAGCCGGCAATTACCTGAATCAGATGCGTGTGGACGTCAGCGGCCTGGACCCGGAGCGCTTCCGCCAGGCCTGGCAGGCGGTGCTCAATCGCCATGACATCCTGCGCACCCGTTTCATCTGGCAAGGCGAGCTGGAGCAGCCACTGCAAGTGGTGCATGCACGGTTGGACATGCCGTTCACCCTACTCGATTGGCAAGCCTCAACGGATCAAAAACAGGCGCTGGACGATCTGGCGGCGGACGAGTTGCGACGTGGTTTCGATCTGAATCATGCCCCGCTGCTGCACGTGATCGCTATACGCACTGAAGCCAATCGGTATCACCTGATCCTGACCCACCATCACATCCTCATGGATGGCTGGAGCACCTCGCAGTTGCTTGGCGAAGTCTTGCAGCGCTACAGCGGTCAGCTTGTGGAGGCGCCCCAGGGTCGTTACAGGCACTACATCGAGTGGCTGCAAAAACAGGATCACGCCGCCAGCGAGGCGTTCTGGACCGAGCAGTTCAAGGCACTGGATGAACCCACCCTGCTGGCCCGCAGCCTGTTGCCCGATGGCGACAGGCAACAAGGCCACGCGGATTACAACGTGGCCCTCAGCCCTGCGCAGACCCAGGCGCTGAACCAATTCGCCCGCCAACAGAAAGTGACCCTCAACACCCTGCTGCAAGGCGCGTGGGCGCTGATCCTGCAACGCTACACCGGCCAGCTCAGCGTCTGCTTCGGCGCGACGGTGGCAGGCCGCCCCACTGACATTCGCGGCATCGAGCAGCAGGTCGGCCTGTTCATCAATACGTTGCCGGTGGTCTGCACCCCGCAACCCGAGGTCCCTGTCAGCCAATGGCTGCAAGGCTTGCAAGCGCACAACCTCAACCTGCGCGAGCACGAACACAGCTCCCTGGCGGATGTGCAGCGCTGGGCCGGGCATGCCGGGGAAGCGTTGTTCGACACCCTACTGGTGTTCGAAAACTACCCGATTGCCGAAGCACTGGAGCAAGGCGCGCCTCAAGGGCTGCGGTTCGACAACATCAGCAGCCACGAACAGACCAACTACCCGCTGACCCTGATCATCAACGCCAGCGACAGCCTGGCCCTGCGCTTCAACCACGACCGGCAGACGTTCAGCGAGGCGGTGATTCAGGCCATTGCTGCGCAGACGTTGCAAGGGCTGATTGAGTTGTGTGAACACGTTGAGCGACCACTGTGTGAACTGACGCTTGGCGACCGGGTGGCGGCGCTGGCCGACTGGAATTCAACGCGTGTCAGCTTCAACGTCGAGCACAGCCTCGCCCAGCGTATCGAGGCGCAGGTCGAGCGTTCACCCGATGCCATCGCCCTGAGTTTTGACGGCGAGCAATTGACCTATGCCGAGCTGAATCAACACGCCAACCACATCGCCCATCAACTGATCGCAAGGGGCGTCGGCCCTGAGGTGCGGGTGGGGCTGGCAGTGGAGCGTGGGCTGGAGATGATCGTTGGCTTGCTGGCGATCCTCAAAGCGGGTGGCGCCTATGTGCCGCTAGACCCGGCCTACCCGCAGGATCGCTTGAGCTACATGATCAAGGACAGCGGGATTCGGTTGCTGCTGGCGCAGGGTGGTGTGCTTGAGGGGTTGCTGCTGGGGGATGAGGTGGAAACCCTGGTGATTTCGCCTGACACACCGCTCCCACAGGGACTGCATTCGGACTCATCTGGCACACCGCAGACCTGTGGGAGCGAGCTTGCTCGCGAAGGCAATGGGGCAGACGCTGAAAATGCATCGACAGAACCGGCCCCTTCGCGAGCAAGCTCGCTCCCACAGAAAGTGCATTCCAACCCTGACACCCCACCGCCCTGTAGGAGCGAACTTGTTCGCGAGAGCGTTGGGTCAGACACAGTATCTGCGACTGCTACACCGCTGACCTGTGGGAAGACCGGGGTGGCGCTCCACCTTGCTCGCGAAGGGGGTGGATCAGACGCTAGAGATGCATCGCCAGGACCGGCCCTTTCGCGAGCAAGGTGGAGCGCCACCCCGGTCTTCCCACAGAAAGTGCATTCCAACCCAGAGGTACAGGTCAACCCCAACAACCTCGCCTACGTCATCTACACCTCCGGCTCCACCGGCCAGCCCAAGGGCGCGCTGCTGACCCACGCCAACGTGCTGCGCCTGTTCGAGGCCAGTGCCGAGCATTTCCGCTTCGGCCATGATGATGTGTGGACGCTGTTCCACTCCTGCGCGTTCGACTTCTCGGTCTGGGAAATCTTCGGCGCGCTGCTGTACGGCGGCAAACTGGTGATCGTGCCCCACGCCGTGAGCCGTTCGCCGGAGGACTTCCATGCGCTGCTGATCGAACAAAAAGTCACGGTACTGAACCAGACTCCGTCCGCCTTCAAACCCTTGATGAACGTGGCCTGCGCGGCACAGCAAAATCTGGCCCTGCGCTACGTGGTATTCGGTGGCGAAGCCCTGGATGTGCCAAGCCTCAAACCCTGGTTCGATCAGTTCGGTGATCAATCACCCAAGCTGATCAACATGTACGGCATCACTGAAACCACGGTGCATGTCACCTATCGGCCCATCACCCAGACTGACCTCTACCAGAAAAACAGCCCAATCGGCGCCCCCCTGGCCGACCTCTCCTGGTACCTATTGGACGCCAACCTCAACCCGGTCCCCAAAGGCTGCATCGGCGAACTCTACGTCGGCGGCCCAGGCCTGGCGCGGGGTTACCTGAACCGCCAGGCCCTCACCGCCACGCGCTTCATCCCCAATCTGTTTGCCGACGACGGCAGCCGTTTGTATCGCACCGGCGACCTCGCTCGTTATCGCAATAACGGCAGCATCGATTACCTGGGGCGCAGCGATCATCAGGTGAAGATTCGCGGCTTCCGCATCGAGCTGGGGGAAATCGAGGCGCAGTTGTTGGCGCAGCCTCAGGTCCGTCAGGCCGTGGTTCTGGCGCAAGACACCGCCAGCGGCCCTCAATTGGTGGCTTATCTGGTGGCCGACGAAGACGATCGGGAAAGCATCAAAAACGTGCTGAAAGACAACCTGCCGGACTACATGGTCCCGGCCTACCTGATCTTCCTGCTCGACCTGCCGCTGACGGCCAACGGCAAGCTGGACCGCAGAGCCCTGCCGCAACCCGACGCCAGCCAGCTGCAAGGCGAATACCTCGCCCCGCAGACCGAGCTGGAACAGAACATCGCCGCCATCTGGCAGGACGTGCTCAAGCTGGAACGCGTGGGCCTGACCGATAACTTCTTCGAACTGGGTGGCCATTCGTTGCTGGTGATCAAGGTCGTGTCACGTCTGCAACTGGAGCTCGGCTTGCAGCTCACGCCACAACTATTGTTCCAGGCACCGATCCTGGGGGATTTTGCTGCCGGGCTGGCGCAATCAGCCGGGCAACTGGACAGCACGAAAATGGACAGGCTCGAAGCGCTGTTCGACGACATGGAGGAAGTCTGA